A genomic stretch from Halococcus saccharolyticus DSM 5350 includes:
- a CDS encoding N-acetyltransferase has product MTDDTHATTGTDCRLDAGATVGYEHTPDARPARIGDRATIRAGTIVYADVEIGDDFTTGHNALVRENTAIGDDVLVGTDVTIDGTTTVGSHVSLQTGVYVPTHTDIGSQVFIGPRAVLTNDPYPVRREHELVGPAIEDHVSIGANATLLPGVTVGRGSFVAAGAVVAEDVPPETLAVGVPARHEPLPDELTGENAI; this is encoded by the coding sequence ATGACTGACGATACACACGCAACTACCGGCACCGACTGCCGCCTCGACGCGGGCGCAACGGTCGGCTACGAGCACACGCCGGACGCCCGGCCCGCACGCATCGGCGATCGCGCGACGATCCGCGCTGGCACCATCGTCTACGCCGATGTCGAGATCGGCGACGATTTCACGACGGGTCACAACGCGCTCGTCCGCGAGAACACTGCTATCGGCGACGACGTCCTCGTCGGCACCGACGTCACGATCGACGGTACCACCACAGTCGGCTCGCACGTCAGCCTTCAAACCGGCGTGTACGTCCCCACCCATACCGATATCGGGAGTCAGGTGTTCATCGGTCCGCGCGCAGTTCTCACGAACGATCCATATCCGGTTCGCCGTGAGCACGAGCTCGTCGGCCCGGCCATCGAGGACCACGTCTCGATCGGCGCGAACGCCACTCTCCTGCCTGGAGTTACGGTCGGCCGTGGGTCGTTTGTCGCCGCCGGCGCGGTCGTCGCCGAGGACGTTCCGCCGGAGACGCTCGCGGTCGGCGTACCCGCCCGCCACGAACCACTGCCGGACGAACTCACAGGGGAGAACGCGATATGA
- a CDS encoding oligosaccharide flippase family protein — translation MAGEGSAATDDANLSSLVSSASLVLVGSLFGSFSKLFEQVLLGNVLSDSAWNAFSIAFPMMMFSTTIALVGFNQGIPRFMSRFHDDRDVRGVWVTGLVIAGGAALAIASGIVILRGPVRRVFFNPDTPILVPVLFATAIPLVVGLRVAVGAIRGHENTIYRTYAYDLLYNGLRVGLLLALLFGLGLGVFAAGYAYIIAAGVAFVVAHVFLNRLLPLRGLFRTHAGALLRFSAPLVIASAVSSMLSQIDKLMLGALASAPNAAGVYNYGYPLAAGLPVILSVFGFLYMPLASRLDNDSNREEVDRVYKVTTKWIYIAAFPLFLTFVAFPGDVVAIVFSETDPRSATVLAILSIGFFMSAANGRCQDTLSAFGYTTYILAVNTVTAVLNIALNLVMIPTYGVVGAAVASAVSFFVLNATAMLVLWRTTGIAPFSKWTVRAFLVLPLGLFPPALVLSDVITLSVITLPVFGILAGLAAVTLVAVTGCLQPEDEVPIDLVEQRLGVRIPLIRRYIPSGTQRIDRDR, via the coding sequence GTGGCCGGTGAGGGCTCGGCCGCCACGGACGACGCGAACCTCTCGTCGCTGGTGTCGAGCGCCAGCCTCGTGCTCGTCGGCAGCCTGTTTGGGTCGTTCTCGAAGCTGTTCGAACAGGTGCTTCTTGGTAACGTCCTCTCGGATTCCGCGTGGAACGCGTTCTCCATCGCGTTCCCGATGATGATGTTCAGCACTACGATCGCGCTCGTGGGCTTCAATCAAGGAATCCCTCGGTTCATGTCGCGATTCCACGACGATCGTGACGTTCGGGGGGTGTGGGTGACCGGTCTCGTGATCGCTGGCGGGGCGGCGCTTGCGATCGCTTCGGGGATCGTTATCCTTCGCGGTCCAGTTCGTCGGGTGTTCTTCAATCCGGACACCCCGATACTGGTTCCGGTACTGTTCGCGACGGCGATCCCGCTGGTCGTCGGGCTTCGCGTCGCCGTTGGTGCGATCCGTGGCCACGAAAACACCATCTACCGGACGTACGCGTACGATCTGCTCTACAACGGACTCCGAGTCGGGCTGCTTCTGGCCCTCCTGTTCGGTCTCGGTCTCGGCGTGTTCGCCGCGGGCTACGCCTACATCATCGCGGCGGGCGTCGCGTTCGTCGTCGCACACGTCTTTCTCAATCGTCTCCTCCCGCTTCGTGGCCTGTTTCGGACGCATGCAGGGGCACTGTTGCGGTTTTCCGCACCGCTGGTGATTGCCTCGGCCGTCTCTTCGATGCTTTCACAAATCGATAAGTTGATGCTCGGTGCGCTCGCTTCGGCTCCGAACGCCGCTGGCGTGTACAACTACGGCTACCCGCTCGCGGCCGGTCTCCCGGTAATCCTCTCGGTGTTCGGCTTTCTCTACATGCCGCTCGCCTCGCGGCTCGACAACGACAGCAACCGTGAGGAGGTCGATCGTGTGTACAAGGTGACGACGAAGTGGATCTACATCGCTGCCTTTCCGCTTTTTCTTACGTTCGTCGCGTTTCCCGGTGACGTAGTGGCGATCGTCTTCAGCGAAACCGATCCGCGGTCCGCGACCGTCCTCGCGATCCTCTCGATCGGCTTTTTCATGAGTGCGGCCAACGGCCGGTGTCAAGACACTCTATCGGCCTTTGGCTACACCACCTATATCCTCGCAGTGAACACCGTCACCGCAGTGTTGAACATCGCGTTGAATCTCGTGATGATCCCAACCTACGGCGTCGTCGGCGCGGCGGTCGCCTCCGCGGTCTCGTTTTTCGTGCTCAACGCGACTGCCATGCTGGTGCTCTGGCGGACGACCGGGATCGCACCGTTCTCGAAATGGACGGTTCGAGCGTTCCTCGTGCTCCCGCTCGGACTGTTCCCGCCAGCACTCGTCCTTTCGGACGTCATCACGCTGTCGGTGATCACGCTCCCCGTGTTCGGCATCCTCGCCGGTCTCGCTGCGGTTACGTTGGTTGCCGTCACTGGTTGTCTCCAGCCCGAGGACGAGGTTCCGATCGATCTCGTCGAGCAACGTCTCGGCGTCCGCATCCCGCTGATCCGGCGATACATCCCGTCAGGCACGCAGCGTATCGATCGCGATCGGTGA